The Schistocerca nitens isolate TAMUIC-IGC-003100 chromosome 8, iqSchNite1.1, whole genome shotgun sequence genome includes the window ATCAACAAGGCCTCTGTGTTTACATCTATGGGCTCTTTTCTTGATTCTTCCATGAAATTGATTCACATTTTTCAATTATTCGCATCTTTATTGTTTCTCGCATCTCTATTGTGTCTGCTCAATTTCAGTTGTGACACCATGGAAATTCACTGACTGAATATGTGTCTAAGGGATTAATAAATTCCTCAATAGATGAAAGAACGCTTCCAGCAGAATAAGCGACGTAAGATCTACATTTGGACTAGTATTGTGTACAgcacttcaaaatgaaataatgtgttgttgtggtcttcagtcctgagactggtttgatgcagctctccatgctactctatcctgtgcaagcttcttcatctcccagtacctactgcaacctacatccttctgaatctgcttagtgtattcatctcttggtctccctctaagatttttaccctccacgctgccctccaatgctaaatttgtgatcccttgatgcctcaaaacatgtcctaccaaccgatcccttcttctagtcaagttgtgccacaaacttctcttctccccaatcctattcaatacctcctcattagttacgtgatctacccaccttatcctcggcattcttctgtagcaccacatttcgaaagcttctattctcttcttgtccaaactggttatcgtccatgtttcacttccatacattgctacactccatacaaatactttcagaaacgacttcctgacacttaaatctatactcgatgttaacaaatttctcttcttcagaaacgatttccttgccattgccagtctacattttatatcctctctacttcgaccatcatcagttattttactccctaaatagcaaaactcctttactactttaagtgtctcatttcctaatctaatcccctcagcatcacccgatttaatttgactacattccattatcctcgttttgcttttgttgatgttcatcttatatcctccttccaagacactctccattccgttcaactgctcttccaagtcctttgctgtctctgatagaattacaatgtcatcggcgaacctcaaagtttttacttcttctccatgaattttaatacctactccgaatttttcttttgtttcctttactgcttgctcaatatacagattgaataacatcggggagaggctacaaccctgtctcactcctttcccaaccactgcttccctttcatgcccctcgactcttataactgccatctggtttctgtacaaattgtaaatagcctttcgctccctgtattttacccctgccaccttcagaatttgaaagagagtattccagttaacattgtcaaaagctttctctaagtctacaaatgctagaaacataggtttgccttttcttaatctttcttctaagataagtcgtaaggttagtattgcctcacgtgttccaacatttctacggaatccaaactgatcttccccgaggtccgcttctaccagtttttccattcgtctgtaaagaattcgcgttagtattttgcagccatgacttactaaactgatagttcggtaattttcacagctgtcaacacctgctttctttggtattggaattattatattcttcttgaagtttgtgggtatttcgcctgtctcatacatcttgctcaccagatggtagagttttgtcatgactggctctcccaaagccatcagtagttccaatggaatgttgtctactcccggggccttgtttcgcctcaggtctttcagtgctctgtcaaactcttcacgcagtatcttatctcccatttcatcttcatctacatcctcttccatttccataatactgtcctcaagtacatcgcccttgtataaaccctctatatactccgtccacctttctgccttcccttctttgcttagaactgggttgccatctgagctcttgatattcatacaagtggttctcttctctccaaaggtctctttaattttcctgtaggcagtatctatcttacccctagtgagacaagcctctacatccttacatttgtcctctagccatccctgcttagccattttgcactttctgtcgatctcatttttgagatgtttgtattcccttttgcctgcttcatttactgcatttttatattttctcctttcatcaattaaattcaatatttcttctgttacccaaggatttctattagccctcgtctttttacctacttgatcctctgctgccttcactacttcattcctcagagctacccattcttcttctactgtgtccctttcccccattcctgtcaattgttcccttatgctctccctgaaactctctacaacctctggttctttcagtttatccaggtcccatctccttaaattcccacctttttgcagtttcttcagtttcaatctgcagttcataaccaacagattgtggtcagaatccacatctgcctctggaaatgtcttacaatttaaaacctggttcctaaatctctgtcttaccattatataatctatctgatacctattagtatctccaggattcttccaggtatacaaccttcttttatgattcttgaaccaagtgttagctatgattaagttacgctctgtgcaaaattctacaaggcggcttcctctttcatttcttccccccaatccatattcacctactatgtttccttctctcccttttcctactgacgaattccagtcacccatgactattaaattttcgtctcccttcactacctgaataatttcttttatctcgtcgtacatttcatcaatttcttcatcatctgcagagctagttggcatataaacttgtactactgtagtaggcatgggctttgtgtctatcttggccacaataatgcgttcactatgctgtttgtagtagctaacccgcattcctatttttttattcattattaaacctactcctgcattacccctatttgattttgtatttataaccctgtaatcacctgaccaaaagtcttgttcctcccgccaccgaacttcactaattcccactatatctaactttaacctatccatttccgtttttaaattttctaacctacctgcccgattaagggatctgacattccacactccgatccgtagaatgccagttttctttctcctgataacgacgtcctcttgagtagtccgcgcccggagatccgaatgggggactattttacctccggaatattttacccaagaggacgccatcatcatttaatcgtacagtaaagctgcatgtcctcgggaaaaattacggctgtagtttccccttgctttcagccgttcgcagtaccagcacagcaaggccgttttggttaatgttacaaggccagatcagtcaatcatccagactgtggcccctgcaactactgaaaaggctgctgcctgaaATAATAGAAATGCCAAATTTTGAGGGGCGACGAGTTTATTCTCAAGAATGGACAAACGTGATGTTCCTATATTTCATTTGTACTGAGGCCTCTTATTCCTTGTGGGTGTATATCGATCTAAAATAAGTTTCTGGCATAAGGATACTGACCGGAACACATTTCGAGCAACCGCGTTGCATGAAATTTCTGTTGGCTATCGTTTGTCCTGCATTTTGCTAAGATATCCACCAGAGAAGCAGGAAGACATATTTATAAATTTGTTATAAGTCGTAGGATTTGGGAGAAGTCGGTAGAAGTCCTACCTAAATTCTGTAATCCTCGATAAAACGTTGCTGTCGACGGAGAGTTAGGAGAATTTAGAGGTTGATGTCCTAAGTAAACCGACCAAGTATGGGATCAAaatactaactaactaactaaatacaGTAAATCTTTATATATACTGAAAGCCCAAACTAATAAGGAAACAAGTGAGGAGTAACACCACTAAAAGATATGAGAATGAGGGAGATTGCTTATCTCACTTCTGAGTTTGCTAGGTCAAAATATAACATGTGATAACTTTTTTACATCATAAAATTGGGGCAGCTGCTTCTCAAAAGAGTATTAACGATGCTGGAAACTACAAGCAGAAATATGTCTAAGCTTCCACAAAATTTGACAAACAAGGAGATATATAGCTCTTCGTTTTAGTTCACGAGTGACAGTACAGCGGTCAGTTATATTCCTACGAGAAATAAGAATGTTGTACCAATGGTCACCCTCAGTCGTGATAGTTAAATCACTGACCGGCCTGATAATAAGCCAAAAATGATCCTGGATTATAATTCAACGAAAGGGGCTGTAGACACATTTGGTCATCtagcaggaaaaaaaaacaatagGTAGCCCTTGATACTTTTCCATAATATTCTCGAGCTTTCTGCTTTTAACGTATACGATTTGAGGACTTCGAGTGACCCTAATTAGAATGTATGaatattgactagaaggagaatgtGTTTTGCGGGACAGGATGAAACACTGGCAGTGGAACACATTGTGTCAATGATGCATTTcccaaaaacagaaaaatatctgAGATTAGTCCAAAAGCTTGAATGTAAGTTAAGTGTGTCAGAATCAGAAACCTCAAAGGCTACATAATGTAcgcgttgtaaaattttggaaatttgtggtaaattcctatgggaccaaactgctgagatcattggtccctaggcttacagactacgtaatacaacttaaactaacttacgctacggacaacacacatgcacacacttgggaggactcgaacctcagacgcagggagccgcgcgaaccgtggcaaggcgcctcagcccGCGAGGATAGCCGAGCGGCTGTGCGCGTTGCAAGTTCTGTTTAACAAGCAGATTATGAAACAAACGTATTGTGTGgaaaaagtaataaacattttagaaaaacaCGAGATAGTACGGGTGCAACAAGATTCCCCTAAACTGAAAGTTTTTTGTGCCAcatcccggcggaaagtttatgggccgtTCTTTTTCGGTGgagcaactgtaactggtgtttctgaTCTTCCTCAGCTGGAAGAAACTGACCATAGAACTTTGTTTGGCAGCAAGATGTCACCTCCACGTTCGACCGATCAGACGTCATGTGCATTTTACCTTTGGGGGTTCATAAATGATCATGTTCGTGTGCGTCCGCTACCAGCTCATTTGACGAACTTAAGAATCAGTAATGAAGCAGTTGTTGCAACAGTGCTCTAGACAGGATGACCAAGATTTCGGAAAAACTCTCCTGTCGACTCGACGTAATGCTGTGcgacgaatggtgctcacattcAACACTTGTATGAAAGATGCTAAGGATATTAAAACCCTGACAGTCAGTTTCAAACCCCCCTATAAACATTACACCTAAATTTTTTCCCTTAATATTCTTCTAGTGTCTTGCACTTTTATTTTGCTTGTTCAatttaactaattttatttttcattttctttcgtaGATACTGCCCGACAGTTTCCAGCGGATGAAAGAACTCCAACATCTCGACCTGTCCAACAATATGTTGAGTGCCGTTTCTTCCGACTTCAGTGAGCTGCCAAAGCTTCTCTCTCTGAACCTGTCTGGAAACCCGCTGACGCTGCCTTCCAGGGAGCCGTTCCTCGACTCCAGTTCGCTGGACGCTCTTGACGTCTCTAGCTGCAGCCTCACTGACCTGTGGGAACACTCGTTTGGCAAACTACAGAATCTGAGTGAGCTGCGGATTCGAAACAACCCGGACCTGGAGATCAACGGATGTCCATTTGTTGACAACATTAAACTAATCGTCATCGACGGCGAAAaagaagtcatcgcaaaattaaaAACCGTTTGCCAGTACAATCATTCATCTAAACCCCATGCCCCATCAATGGAAGAAAGCAATAAAACATTGGCCGTAAGCAAGTCTTCTGCTGATACAATATCTTCTAAACGGTTTTTTGTGTATCTCACTGCATGCATTTTTCTACTTTTCTTACTGGTTTGACTTTGTGCTGATTAAACATAACAATGGCCACAAAACcaacattattacattaaatgaatATCAGTGAAGTTAAGGATCACAATGTATTCTAATTTCATACAGCAACATTGATCGTAACGTCTCTTTCTTTCCTTTGAATCACAAAAATAGTTTTACAGGTAGTGATTCTGCttcacttccggcataagaagtcagcctcattctgccaacggccttttcaaagagggcggaggtgcggatagaggttcagggcactctcttgtcctaggggtgggaaattgcccctaaaggcggaagaatcagcaatgatcaacgacatgaggatgtagaaggcaatggaaaccactgcattaaagacacgtaacatgtatccacaggacatgtggcctgtaattgaagaagtgtcataatgatcgctccattggcaaaacattccggaatagtcccccattcggatctccggaaggtgactgccaagggggaggttaccatgggaaaaagattgaataatctacgaaaggataacgttctacgagtcggggcgtggaatgtcagaagcttgaacgtggtagggaaactagaaaatctgaaaagggaaatgcaaaggctcaatctagatatagtaggggtcagtgaagttaagtgggaggaagacaaggatttctggtcagatgagtatcaggtaatatcaacagcagcagaaaacggtataacaggtgtaggattcgttatgaataggaaggtagggcagagggtgtgttactgtgaacagttcagtgaccgggttgttctaatcagaatcgacagcagaccaacaccgacaacgatagttcaggtatacatgccgacgtcgcaagctgaagattaacagatagagaaagtgcattaggatattgaaagggtagtgcagtatgtaaagggggacgaaagtctaatagtcatgggcgactggaatgcagttgtaggggaagcagtagaagaaaaggttacaggagaatatgggcttgggacaaggaatcaaagaggagaaagactaattgagttgtgtaacaagtttcagctagtaatagcgaataccctgttcaagaatcacaagaggaggaggtatacttggaaaaggccgggagatacgggaagatttcaattagattacatcatggtcagacagagattccgaaatcagatactggattgtaaggcgtacccaggagcacatatagactcagatcacaatatagcagtgatgaagagtaggctgaagctcaagacattagtcaggaagtatcaatacgcaaagaagtgggatacggaagtactaaggaatgacgagatacgttggaagttctctaacgctatagatacagcaataaggaatagcgcagtaggcagtacagttgaagaggaatggacatctctaaaaagggtcatcacagaagttgggaaggaaaacataggtacaaagaaggtagctgcgaagaaaccatgggtaacagaagaaatacttcagttgattgatgaaaggaggaagtacaaacatgttccgggaaaatcaggaatacagaaatacaagtccctgaggaatgaaataaataggaaatgcagggaagctaagacgaaatggctgcaggaaaaatgtgaagacatcgaaaaagatatgattgtcggaaggacagactcagcattcaggaaagtcaaaacaacctttggtgacaataaaagcaacggtggtaacattacgagtgcaacgggaattccactgttaaatgcagaggagagagcagataggtggaaagaatacattgaaagcctctatgaggggtgaagatttgtctgatgtgatagaagaagaaacgagtcgatttagaagagataggggatccagtattagaagcggaatttaaaagagctttggaggacttacggtcaaataaggcagaagggatagctaacattccatcagaatttctaaaattattgggggaagtggcaacaaaacaactattcacgttggtgtgtagaatatatgagtctggcgacataccatctgactttcggaaaagcatcatccacacaattctgaagacggcaagagctgacaagtgcgagaattatcgcacaatcagcttaatagctcatgcatcgaagctgcttacaagaataatatacagaagaatggaaaagaaaattgagaatgcgctaggtgacgatcagtttggctttaggaaaagtaaagggacgacagaggcaattctgacgttacggctaataatggaagcaaggctaaagaaaaatcaagacactttcataggatttgtcgacctggaaaaagcgttcgacaatataaaatggtgcaagctgttcgagattctgaaaaaagtaggggtaagctatagggagagacgggtcatatacaatatgtacaataaccaagagggaataataagagtggacgatcaagaacgaagtgcttgtattaaaaagggtgtaagacaaggctgtagcctttcgcccctactcttcaatctgtacatcgaggtagcaatgatggaaataaaagaaaggttcaggagtggaattaaaatacaaggtaaaaggatatcaatgatacgattcgctgatgacattgctatcctgagtgaaagtgaagaagaattaaatgatctgctgaacggaatgaacagcctaatgagtacacagtatggtttgagagtaaatcggagaaagacgaaggtaatgagaagcagtagaaatgagaacagcgagaaacttaacatcaggattgatggtcacaaagtcaatgaagttaaggaattctgctacctatgcagtaaaataaccaatggcggacggagcaaggaggacatcaaacacttgctatggcaaaaaaggcatttctggccaagagaagtctactaatatcaaataccgaccttaatttgaggaagaaatttctgaggatggacgtctggagtacagcatcgtatggtagtgaaacatggactgtgggaaaaccggaacagaagagaatcgaagcatttgagatgtggtgctatagacgaatgttgaaaattaggtggactgataaggtaaggaatgaggaggatctacgcagaatcggagaggaaaggaatatgtggaaaacactgataaggagaagggacaggatgataggacatctgctaagacgtgagggaatgacttgcatggtactagagggagctgtagagggcaaaaattgtagaggaagacagagattggaatacgtcaagcaaataattgaggacgtaggttgcaagtgctactctgagatgaagaggttagcacaggaaaggaattcgtggccgtccgcatcaaaccagtcagtagactgatgaccaaaaaaaaaaaaaaaaagaaaggaatatttcattttaaatagaAAAGCACAGCACACTTCTCCAATATGGAATGCTTACTAAATTAATACACTTACaccatcgccggccagagtggccgatcggttctaggcgctacagtctggaaccgcgcgaccgctacggtcgcaggttagaatcctgcctcgggcatggatgtgtgtgatgtccttaggttagttaggtttaagtagttctaagttctaggggactgatgacctcagaagtcccatagtgctcagagccatttgaaccatttgaacttacaccaTGTGGCCACAAGTTTCCTGACACCTTTTATAGCCGGACCTGCCGCAGCTACGGGTACATTTGTTGCCAGTACCACCGCGTAGTTATTGGTTGTTACTCCTTGTCGGTCGGCCTACTACGACAATCCCACCAGAAAATTCTGGAGCCGTAGCAGCGCCGTACTACTGAAACGTGAACAAACGTTAATAACCTCGGGGCATCGAAACGTGCTCTCTTCGTGGTTTTGTAAATATACGTCGCGATATAGTAAAGATTACGAAGTTTCAGTATTTCAGTATATGTTTTAATGCGTACATCCGTCTATTATCTGTATCTTACGTAAGAGGGAACAGCGGTACGAGAGAGCGCATTTGACGCCGACCATTCCAATCTTCAGTGCAGGAATTATATTCATATACTGAGTGGATTACCATTAATTCTCTGCCATATAAAAAGTTTTTTTGTCCCACCTATAAAATATACCTCTTGCGGCATGACATGTCTCGAAATTTACCAACTTATTTATTTGAAAAAGAACACATTTAGAGCGTTGCCCCTCCCCCTGGAAAAAATGTTTCAGACGCCCGTGGAAAAGTGTTGGTTCCGCAGCCTCATCTCCTATGTCACTGACACTATcttcattgctgctgctgctgccacccccTAAACACCTTGTCAAGTCTTCCATCCATTGTTCCAGCGGACGTTTTCGTTGCCATGCTTTATCCAAGATGTTCCACACCTGTTTGACAAAAGTTTTCCCTTTAGTGGGAGTAATACAGCCTTACGACTCACACGCTAGGAATTCAATGCATTTCAGTTTCAAACTTTTATTTCTGTGTGTAGCAATAATTCAGTTACATTGGAGTGGCAATGGTGTACTAGAAGGCGCTACATTCTATaaagattttctttttcattttgctcAGTGTCGTGAACAATACTATGTGACTTACGCTCTTTCACGGTTTCGAGCAGTTCTGCCTCTTTCCTTGCACTTCCCTCTAAAAGGAATCTCCGCCGTTCTTCTCGAGCCAATCCGCGATGTCATCCTTTTCGTTGCTACGTGTTGGGGCTTTGTTCAACTGAATGGAGTAATACGGAGCAGCATCGAAATTTGTAGTGGATTTATTTGCTACATTTGGAAGCAAAGAGAGTACGAAATATGGTTTAAATTTCGTTACCACCATTTCCTCAGATTTATTTGACGAGAAAAAACGAAAGAGCATCTGGAAGCATCTGGAACAAACACGCCGCTTGCTCCAGGGCGTAAAAGAATGAGCCGATTGCCTTTTCATGCCGAAGTAGTGCCATCTGCCCAAGCAGCCGGTCTAGTATGACGAACATTTACCCAAGTTTCGTCCAACCAAACGATTTCGTGAGGTTTACACTTTGATACTTCCCTCAAAGAATGATCCCTCCCGGCTACGATATCCCCAGTTCAAGCAGAACACGTCTCCCAGAAAAcagttttccaaaaaaactgtatcgcATTTTGTACCACTGAAAGGCTGGTTTCTCCTCCGAAAAGCAACTCACTGTCCCGCAGTAACAGAAGCAGGTTTTCCCGTGTAGAAGACAATTTCTGCTGGTAATAGTCAAATATGAAGCTGAATAGCATCCTTTTGAAAATTATCGAGTACCTTTGTTTTGGCAGCACGCACTTTGGTTTCTCTTGCAATCGAAACGACAGCAGTTGGTTCCTGCAGTTCTTCAGCACTCATCTCCCTCTGTATCTTTTCCACAGAGAATGTTCCAAATTTGTAACTGCTGTAATTCGTTCGATGACTTTCTACAACGACGTAAgtagctccccccccccacctcacgccCCCCTCCCCTCACGCCTATCTTCCTCAAAATAGCGTCGTACAATACATACGAGCTCACGATACTGTCTCTTTAACGTAGTGCCCCTGCCTACTTTCTTGCAGCTTGAGGAAGAGATCGTATCACTTACGTTTGCAGTTAACAATATGATACGTTACACTGTTtcgttaacaaaaatggttcaaatggctctgagcactatgggacttaacatctgtggtcatcagtcccgtagaacttagaactacttaaacctaactaacctaaggacatcacacacatccatgcccgaggcaggattcgaacctgcgaccgtagcagtcgcgcggttccggactgagcgccttaaccgcgagaccaccgcggccggcgtttcgttAACACTAACAGAATCGGTTAACCCAGGATCCGCGATAAGCGACGAGCACAGGACAAAGACTTTGCAGCCACTAAGCGCCACAACGCGCTACCATGAGTTGTAAGGGTGGCGACGCGGCAGCATCACCATGATAACGCTTATGAATTCAAGAATTGGTGTTAACGCTAGTGTGGACCCAGAAGACAATACAGGCCACGTGCGTGAACTGTCAGGGATGTTCTTCTAGGGGCCTGACTATACTGGACATTTATATGGAGTGTTTCCACCCTTCCCCTTTATAATGGCTTGAACTCCGCTGGGGACACTTTTAATAAGGTGTCAGAATGTCTGTGAAatacttcctcaagagctgaaacccgAGGAGGTAGTGATGTGCTAAGGTCTGGGGAAAAGTCAACGTCCTAACACATCCTCAAAGAGCTGCATTAGGTCCACGTCGGaacactgggcaggccagtccatttctggAATGTTTCTGTGCGCAAACCATTCCCTCACAGGCGTCACCGTATGACAGGCTGTACTGTCGTATTGATAAAGTCGTCACCTCCGAAATATTCCTCTACTCTACACAGTATAAAACGCTGTAAAATGGATTTTTATCTTTTCTCAAGTAGCGGTTCCTTAAGCGGAACAGGGGGATCGCACCATATCCACGAAAAACGTCTCCGTATCGCAACGTCACATGCCCATACGTCGCTGCTGGAtttacacatgacggcaggtaaagTTCCAGAGGCATCGGCcaaacccacacccttccatccgATTGCCGCAGCGTATAGCAGGGCTGGTAGCCACCATCACTGGAAGGTGAAGCTATCACAGTGCCAATCACTCGTGTTGGTGAAATGTAAAAATTGTCAAACAAAAGTTCGCcagagaacccgagacagaagccagtggGCAGTACCTCATGACGAGTTTTCTTTTATCCTCACTCTGTACTTAGTTCGTGGTGTTTAAGCCTAATGAAGCTTTGCATAGTTCGCTTTCATAATATAACGCATTGGTAATAGTGAACAGTCTGCACGAGCTTCCTTCCTCTCGTATATAAAATGAGTACGCCACAACCAGAGACGTCATCAGCCAGCACGGCGCGCAGGCGGCCGAGGGAACAGCTGTTCTTGTATTTTCAATAACTTTACTTGCATCTTGACCGCACTTTTAGTTTTTAtcaaccttacgcgtttcgacttttccgtcattctgaaaggcagtGCTACGTCAGTATATAAAaacattagatacattgtatcacgtcGACATTCGTGCACGAGACAAGTGAAAAACTGATTAATACACTTTATTTTTATCTGCCGAGTAGCTGTAGTTGTCTCAGTATACTTTTTTTCAACAGCATGTAATGTTTCGGCAAAGGAGAACAAAACGACATGGCACACGCTAATATTTACGACATTCTATGTGAGATATTTGTATTTTA containing:
- the LOC126199028 gene encoding leucine-rich repeat-containing protein 57-like gives rise to the protein MLAAQRTALPLLVFLVASAAGSTFPVNCDFSRDGSEAVCIGWCPLYISKNVTTLRCQHNGWRIINGTRLHLFAHLISLDLSFGRISQILPDSFQRMKELQHLDLSNNMLSAVSSDFSELPKLLSLNLSGNPLTLPSREPFLDSSSLDALDVSSCSLTDLWEHSFGKLQNLSELRIRNNPDLEINGCPFVDNIKLIVIDGEKEVIAKLKTVCQYNHSSKPHAPSMEESNKTLAVSKSSADTISSKRFFVYLTACIFLLFLLV